The Rhizoctonia solani chromosome 4, complete sequence genome contains a region encoding:
- a CDS encoding proteasome maturation factor UMP1, with protein MALVGPSNNDTATSSASIKDTRNHLGLHDTLRYGPRTLATEIAGTSTIQKRLENWEATQDNLKLNLRRNMYGMHAPVRLLMERKAVFNNPHMPAMPQSNIHLDILMGRDETLDVGDFFGDIETSLPLDIHADMERKLRCNYNVMQSDFNDF; from the exons ATG GCTCTTGTTGGTCCGTCTAACAACGATACCGCAACATCCAGCGCATCCATCAAGGATACGCGCAACCACTTGGGGCTGCATGATACCCTGCGCTATGGTCCTCGTACTCTTGCCACGGAGATCGCGGGCACAAGTACTATTCAGAAGCGACTGGAGAAT TGGGAAGCTACTCAAGACAACCTGAAGTTGAACTTGCGAAGAAATATGTACGGGATGCATGCTCCAGTTCGTTTGCTCATGGAGAGAAAGGCCGTATTTAAC AATCCTCATATGCCTGCGATGCCTCAGTCAAACATTCACCTTGATATCTTGATGGGTCGGGATGAGACGCTGGATGTTGGAGACTTCTTTGGAG ACATTGAAACCTCTCTTCCACTTGACATACACGCGGATATGGAACGCAAGCTCCGTTGTAATTATAATGTTATGCAATCTGATTTCAACGACTTCTAG
- a CDS encoding microfibrillar-associated protein MFAP1, Zn finger, CCHC type protein, producing the protein MDAQSLTVKVRVTQIMKDEEIRIDVPMRSIQGGMSTLIRSIPKLMKFYDRLGVTLKLHDYSYSFSTVAPNNLKPKTSSIKTHMIYNGASGRAGVGVPSTIYGVQSRAPLKTLSALVPVQALFSHANSIVPRNAESLDETHHATKFYIFVSGSIASVGFTSTHTNNSEGCIISGFSHIILATPTWHSAKLIESFASKIPKQSNLRLPFEEAVRKLRLFHTYRSTVITHRDAHVLPSHQNDWRDLNLVLESLGTVDHDVKAPSATVLTPGCTMATHIFPTPCGPPLCQTTNPIVSVDPKSILSQSVLDRSVLTVESKIARDSFCHPSSRGDGHREVFKASECTKRRIRLQGYGYAERGHMEGYRSWKGILKSERLEHSPLI; encoded by the exons ATGGATGCCCAGTCCTTGACAGTAAAAGTACGAGTGACTCAGATAATGAAGGACGAAGAAATTAGGATAGATGTCCCAATGAGA TCTATTCAAGGTGGTATGTCGACTTTGATCCG GTCCATACCCAAGCTCATGAAGTTCTATGACCGTTTGGGTGTGACATTAAAACTTCATGATTACTCGTATTCTTTCTCCACAGTTGCACCCAACAACTTGAAACCCAAGACTTCATCCATCAAAACACACATGATATACAATGGCGCATCTGGTCGTGCTGGAGTAGGCGTACCCTCAACTATCTACGGAGTACAAAGCCGCGCACCTCTCAAGACATTAAGC GCTCTTGTCCCTGTCCAGGCCCTCTTCTCGCACGCCAACTCCATTGTGCCGAGAAACGCTGAGAGCCTGGACGAAACGCACCACGCAACAAAATTCTATATTTT CGTGTCCGGATCTATTGCGTCTGTAGGCTTTACATCAACGCATACGAATAACTCCGAAGGATGCATTATCTCAGGGTTCTCCCATATTATCCTGGCTACTCCGACATGGCACAGTGCAAAGTTGATTGAATCCTTTGCTTCCAAGATACCCAAGCAATCTAACCTACGTCTCCCGTTCGAGGAAGCCGTTCGTAAGCTCAGGCTATTCCATACCTACAGGTCTACAGTTATCACACACCGGGACGCTCACGTCCTCCCTAGCCATCAAAACGACTGGCGAGACCTGAATCTTGTTTTGGAGAGTTTGGGGACGGTCGATCATGATGTAAAGGCTCCAAGTGCGACCGTCCTAACGCCTGGTTGTACTATGGCTACACACATCTTCCCTACGCCTTGCGGTCCACCACTCTGTCAGACAACTAACCCGATAGTGTCCGTCGATCCGAAATCCATTTTGTCGCAATCCGTCCTCGACCGCTCGGTCCTCACAGTCGAATCTAAAATAGCCCGAGATAGCTTCTGTCACCCATCGAGCAGAGGCGATGGACACAGGGAAGTCTTCAAGGCCTCGGAATGCACGAAACGGAGAATTCGCCTGCAAGGCTATGGTTATGCGGAGCGTGGGCATATGGAGGGATACCGCTCTTGGAAG GGGATTCTGAAGTCGGAACGGCTGGAACACTCGCCATTGATCTAG
- a CDS encoding microfibrillar-associated protein MFAP1, Zn finger, CCHC type protein has protein sequence MQTTRKPAAVRPAQAAGRYWKGKAPKGVDAAALSDSDSDEAAQDVGEDQEEIEEEEFELAGQEEDSKANVRKGVAKMSVALRDVEVKDGKVIVGGQEEESEESEEDEEETKPKAPGEESGSSEYESSSEEESEEEPPKPQFRPVFVPKRARETIKQIEAESEFSEEAIKRREEEAAQRKKESHDMVAESIKRELAEKETADNVPDVDDTDGLDPAADSGREEERIERERRAALPEEQRLKEDMERADKSRAEKPKGQQKFLQKYWHKGAFHQDSEILKRHDFTEATESTVDASLLPSVMQVKNFGKRGQTKYTHLLDQDTTAKQGEFGSAGTARTHLHHLVPMRYSALEMHPPPKHGEQVDLPTLQTIVANLTEGGGTGMTTTGGIATVEGMDRVEWMIRARVDDATEALAEEIDLWTDQVTEMTVANVITRRTDDMMARGVDVTEIRMTNVEGHALGSIAENGRRLTIRTGWIREGE, from the exons ATGCAGACCACACGCAAACCAGCCGCCGTGCGACCTGCTCAAGCGGCCGGTCGATACTGGAAAGGAAAGGCCCCAAAGGGCGTAGATGCCGCTGCATTATCCGACTCAGATTCTGACGAAGCAGCTCAAGATGTTGGAGAAGACCAGGAGGAAATTGAGGAAGAGGAGTTTGAGCTTGCAGGGCAGGAGGAGGACTCAAAGGCAAACGTCAGGAAAGGAGTAGCTAAGATGAGCGTGGCCCTTCGAGATGTTGAAGTAAAAGATGGAAAAGTTATCGTTGGTGGCCAAGAGGAAG AATCCGAAGAGAGTGAggaagatgaggaagaaACGAAGCCAAAGGCCCCTGGTGAGGAG TCAGGTAGCAGCGAATATGAATCGAGCTCGGAAGAGGAATCTGAAGAAGAGCCTCCCAAACCCCAATTCCGCCCGGTGTTTGTTCCCAA ACGTGCTCGCGAAACAATAAAACAGATCGAGGCCGAGTCTGAATTCTCAGAAGAAGCCATAAAACGACGAGAAGAAGAGGCGGCGCAGCGAAAGAAGGAAAGCCATGATATGGTCGCCGAAAGTATAAAACGAGAGCTGGCAGAGA AGGAGACCGCGGACAACGTTCCTGACGTCGATGATACGGATGGGCTTGACCCAGCTGCTGA CTCGGGTCGCGAGGAGGAACGTATTGAGCGCGAACGTCGCGCAGCTCTCCCCGAAGAACAGAGGTTGAAGGAGGACATGGAACGAGCTGACAAGTCCCGTGCTGAAAAACCAAAAGGACAGCAAAAGTTCTTACAAAAGTATTGGCACAAGGGTGCTTTCCATCAG GACTCTGAAATTCTTAAACGACACGACTTCACTGAGGCAACTGAATCTACTGTTGACGCATCCCTTCTTCCGTCTGTTATGCAAGTCAAAAATTTTGGCAAGCGTGGACAGACCAAGTACACTCATTTGTTGGATCAAGACACGACTGCCAAACAGGGGGAGTTTGGATCCGCTGGG ACTGCCCGAACCCACCTGCACCATCTGGTCCCAATGCGTTATTCGGCTCTCGAGATGCACCCGCCCCCAAAACATGGGGAGCAGGTCGATCTGCCAACGCTGCAGACTATAGTAGCAAACCTGACCGAGGGTGGAGGGACCGGGATGACAACGACAGGCGGGATAGCGACCGTCGAGGGGATGGATCGCGTAGAGTGGATGATCAGAGCCAGGGTCGACGACGCGACCGAAGCCCTCGCCGAAGAGATCGATCTCTGGACCGATCAAGTTACCGAGATGACGGTCGCCAACGTGATTACTCGCCGCACAGACGACATGATGGCAAGGGGAGTGGACGTGACAGAGATACGAATGACCAACGTCGAAGGTCACGCTCTCGGGAGCATCGCCGAGAACGGTCGCCGCCTAACCATACGGACAGGTTGGATAAGAGAAGGCGAGTAG